The Solanum pennellii chromosome 11, SPENNV200 genome contains a region encoding:
- the LOC114074761 gene encoding LOW QUALITY PROTEIN: uncharacterized protein LOC114074761 (The sequence of the model RefSeq protein was modified relative to this genomic sequence to represent the inferred CDS: inserted 2 bases in 1 codon), whose translation MSCHELNEQNEANDDEVDDYEENGEPDYVAEEFRQFENQHKPNLEETETVNLGDSECVKEVKISTHLNETQKESLVHLLAEYSDVFVWEVGDMQGLSTDVVSHKLPINPGFELVKQKTRKFKPELSLKIKEEITKQIESRLVEVTQYPTWLANVVPVAKKDGKIRICVDYRDLNKASPKDSFPLPNIHILIDNCAKHEMQSFVDCYAGYHQILMDEEDAEKTAFITPWGVYHYRVMPFGLKNAGATYMRAMTTIFHDMIHKEIEVYVDDVIIKSRKSSDHLTHLRKFFERLRRYNLKLNPAKCAFGVPAGKLLEFIVSRRGIELDPSKIKAIQELPPPKTRKEVMSFLGRLNYISRFIAQSTVVCDPIFKLLKKDSPTKWTEECQIAFDAIKSYLSNPPVLVPPREGSPLLLYLSISDGAFGCVLGQHDETGKKEKAIYYISKKFTPYESRYTLLERTCCALTWLAQKLRHYLSSYTTYLISRMDPLKYIFQKAMPTGKLAKWQMLLSEFDIVYVTQKAIKAQALADHLAENPVDEEYEPLKTYFYDEEVSFVGEDIFEAYPGWRLFFDGAENHQSKGVGAVLVSESGQNYPMAAKLRFNCTNNMAEYEACILGLKMAIDMNVYELLVIGDSDLLIHKVQGEWAVKNPKIIPYVQYVQNLCKRFRKIEFRHTPRIQNELDDALATIASMIKHPDTDYIDPLDIDLKERPVHCSHVESEPDGLPWYFDIKRYLESGTYLEDATSNQKKSIRRMALNFVLNGEVLYRKTPDLGLLRCVDAAEAVRLIEQIHAGVCGTHMNGLTLARKVLRAGYFWMTMENDCCKFVQKCHKCQVHGDLIRVPPHELNAMSSPWPFVAWGMDVIGPIETAASNGHRFILVAIDYFTKWVEAASYKSVTKKVVADLVRNNLICRFGVPESIITDNGANLNSHLMKEICEQFKIIHRKSTAYRPQMNGALEAANKNIKKILRKMIDKQRGWHEMLPYALLGYRTTVRTSTGATPYLLVYGTEAVVPVEVEIPSLRIIQEAELSNAEWVSKRIDQLALIDEKRMXSLXHGQLYRQRMTRAFHKRVRARNFEVGQLVLKRIFPHQDEHKGKFAPNWQGPYMVRKVLSGGALVLSEMDGVVWPKPINSDAVKRYYT comes from the exons atgtcatgtcatgagCTAAATGAGCAAAACGAGGCAAATGACGATGAGGTTGACGACTACGAAGAAAATGGGGAACCGGACTATGTGGCAGAAGAATTTCGACAGTTCGAGAATCAACATAAACCGAATCTGGAGGAGACAGAAACGGTGAATTTGGGAGATTCAGAATGTGTCAAAGAGGTTAAGATCAGCACCCACCTGAATGAAACTCAGAAGGAGAGCCTGGTTCATCTGCTTGCGGAATACAGTGACGTGTTTGTTTGGGAAGTCGGTGACATGCAGGGGTTGAGTACCGATGTCGTATCTCATAAGCTACCTATCAACCCAGGGTTCGAGCTGGTGAAACAAAAGACTCGAAAATTCAAGCCTGAATTGAGTCTGAAAATTAAGGAAGAAATCACCAAGCAAATAGAGTCTCGATTGGTGGAGGTAACGCAATATCCAACCTGGTTGGCCAATGTCGTTCCGGTCGCCAAGAAAGATGGAAAAATCAGGATTTGTGTTGATTACAGAGATCTCAACAAGGCTAGTCCAAAGGATAGTTTTCCGTTGCCTAATATCCACATTCTGATTGACAACTGTGCCAAACATGAGATgcagtcatttgtggattgttacgcGGGTTATCACCAGATTTTAATGGATGAAGAAGACGCGGAAAAAACGGCCTTCATCACACCTTGGGGGGTATATCACTACAGGGTAATGCCGTTTGGCCTCAAGAACGCCGGTGCTACTTACATGAGAGCCATGACGACTATTTTCCATGACATGATTCACAAGGAAATTGAAGTATACGTGGACGACGTCATAATCAAATCCCGCAAGAGTTCGGATCATTTGACACACCTGAGGAAATTCTTTGAGCGTTTACGTCGGTACAACTTGAAGCTAAATCCCGCCAAATGTGCTTTCGGAGTCCCAGCTGGGAAGTTGTTGGAgtttatagtcagcagaagaGGTATTGAGCTTGACCCCTCGAAGATCAAAGcgattcaagagttacctccgccgaaaacgagaaaagaggtgatgagtttcttgggGAGGTTAAACTATATCAGCCGGTTTATAGCACAATCAACAGTGGTATGTGATCCTATTttcaagttgttgaagaaagaTTCCCCGACTAAGTGGACCGAGGAGTGCCAAATTGCTTTTGACGCTATTAAGAGCTATTTGTCCAACCCACCGGTATTGGTTCCGCCACGAGAAGGGAGTCCCTTGTTGCTGTATTTGTCTATTTCGGATGGTGCCTTTGGATGTGTACTCGGTCAACACGACGAGAcaggaaagaaagaaaaggcTATCTACTACATAAGCAAGAAATTTACTCCGTACGAATCTCGCTACACTTTGCTGGAGAGAACATGCTGTGCTCTGACGTGGCTTGCCCAGAAATTGAGACACTACTTGTCTTCGTACACCACGTATCTCATTTCCAGAATGGATCCGTTGAAGTACATTTTCCAGAAAGCGATGCCAACTGGAAAGCTAGCTAAATGGCAAATGCTGTTGAGTGAGTTTGATATCGTGTACGTGACTCAGAAGGCAATAAAGGCACAAgctttggctgatcatcttgcgGAAAACCCCGTTGACGAAGAATATGAACCACTTAAGACGTATTTTTACGACgaagaagtgtcatttgtggGCGAAGATATCTTTGAAGCTTATCCaggttggagattattctttgacGGAGCGGAGAATCACCAGAGTAAAGGTGTCGGAGCAGTCTTAGTATCAGAGTCTGGTCAGAATTATCCTATGGCGGCTAAATTGCGCTTCAACTGCACAAACAACATGGCTgaatacgaagcttgtattcttggtttaaaaatggccatcgacatgaatgtttatgagttactggttattggagattcagacCTCTTGATTCATaaggttcaaggagaatgggctgtGAAGAACCCAAAAATTATACCTTACGTGCAGTATGTGCAAAATCTATGCAAAAGGTTCCGCaagatcgagttcagacatactcccagaatacaGAATGAATTAGATGACGCTCTTGCCACCATCGCTTCAATGATCAAACATCCAGATACTGATTACATCGATCCGCTGGATATAGATTTGAAGGAACGTCCAGTCCATTGTTCACACGTTGAATCAGAACCAGACGGTCTGCCTTGGTATTTTGACATAAAAAGATACTTGGAGTCTGGGACATATCTAGAAGACGCTACATCTAATCAGAAGAAGTCGATACGTCGTATGGCTCTCAATTTCGTTCTGAATGGAGAAGTCCTGTATAGGAAGACTCCAGATTTGGGTTTGTTAAGATGCGTGGATGCTGCTGAAGCTGTGAGgcttattgaacagatacatgctgGAGTTTGCGGTACACATATGAACGGGCTTACTTTGGCAAGAAAGGTTCTTCGAGCCGgttatttctggatgactatggaaAATGACTGCTGCAAATTCGTGCAAAAATGCcacaaatgtcaagtgcacggcGATTTGATACGGGTGCCACCTCACGAActtaatgctatgagttcaccttggccatttgtagcttggggaaTGGACGTCATCGGTCCCATAGAGACGGccgcttctaatggacacagATTCATTTTGGTCGCCATCGATTATTTCACCAAATGGGTGGAAGCAGCCTCttacaagtcggtaaccaagaaagtggtGGCCGATCTTGTccgcaacaatctgatatgcagaTTTGGAGTTCCAGAATCCATCATCACTGATAACggtgcaaatctcaacagtcatCTGATGAAAGAGATATGTGAACAATTTAAGATTATTCACCGAAAGTCAACTGCTTATCGCCCCCAAATGAACGGAGCTCTAGAGGCCGCCAAcaagaatatcaagaagattttgaggaaaatgattgacaaacAGCGAGGTTGGCATGAAATGTTGCCATATGCTTTGCTAGGTTATCGAACGACGGTCAGAACATCGACTGGGGCTACTCCATACTTGCTAGTATATGGGACAGAAGCAGTCGTACCTGTTGAAGTCGAGATACCGTCATTGAggatcatccaagaagctgagttAAGCAATGCGGAGTGGGTTAGCAAACGGATTGATCAACTagctttgattgatgagaagaggAT GTCGCTANGCCACGGCCAGTTGTATAGACAGAGAATGACTCGCGCTTTTCACAAAAGAGTAAGAGccagaaattttgaagttggtcaGTTGGTTCTTAAGcgtatttttcctcatcaagacgagCACAAAGGAAAGTTCGCACCAAACTGGCAGGGTCCCTACATGGTTCGTAAAGTACtatctggaggtgctttggtctTGTCAGAGATGGATGGCGTTGTATGGCCCAAGCCTATCAACTCAGatgctgtcaagagatactatACGTGA